The following coding sequences lie in one Rhodospirillaceae bacterium genomic window:
- the pdxA gene encoding 4-hydroxythreonine-4-phosphate dehydrogenase PdxA → MSEPECRKRDDAASAPALALTMGEPAGIGGEIALKAWCAGRAGKTGDIPPFFAIDSPDRLRALAGLPGCAAPVVPIARADEAGAAFGDGLPVLPLRAAVGGTTGRPDAKSAAAVIESIDRAIDLVRRGHAGAMVTNPIQKAPLMAAGFGFPGHTDYLRHCAGGGPVVMMLASPMLRVSLVTAHVPLSQVAALLTVDTVETAGRITADALRRDFGVAKPRLAFAGLNPHAGEAGALGREETGIVAPAIAALRDAGIDASGPYPADTLFHEAARATYDAAVCMYHDQGLIPLKTLDIERGVNVTLGLPWIRTSPDHGTALDIAGTGRASPSSLIAALQMAAAMAQRRAPAGG, encoded by the coding sequence ATCTCCGAACCGGAATGTCGTAAACGGGACGATGCCGCTTCCGCCCCGGCGCTGGCCCTGACCATGGGGGAACCGGCCGGCATCGGCGGCGAGATTGCGCTCAAGGCGTGGTGCGCCGGGCGGGCAGGGAAGACCGGCGATATTCCGCCCTTTTTCGCGATCGATTCGCCGGACCGGCTGCGCGCGCTTGCCGGCCTGCCCGGCTGTGCGGCGCCCGTCGTACCGATCGCCCGCGCAGACGAAGCGGGTGCGGCTTTCGGCGACGGCCTGCCGGTCCTGCCGCTGCGCGCCGCCGTCGGCGGCACGACCGGCCGGCCCGACGCAAAATCCGCCGCAGCCGTGATCGAGAGCATCGACCGGGCGATCGACCTGGTGCGCCGGGGCCACGCCGGCGCCATGGTGACCAACCCGATCCAGAAAGCGCCCCTGATGGCCGCCGGGTTCGGCTTTCCGGGCCATACGGACTATCTCCGGCACTGCGCCGGCGGCGGGCCAGTCGTCATGATGCTTGCCAGTCCCATGCTGCGCGTCAGCCTGGTAACCGCGCATGTTCCGCTATCGCAGGTTGCGGCCCTCCTGACGGTCGATACGGTCGAGACCGCCGGCCGGATCACGGCCGATGCGCTGCGCCGGGATTTCGGGGTTGCGAAGCCGCGGCTCGCCTTCGCAGGCCTCAATCCGCATGCCGGCGAAGCCGGTGCGCTGGGCCGCGAGGAAACCGGGATCGTTGCGCCGGCGATCGCCGCCCTGCGCGACGCCGGCATCGATGCGTCCGGCCCGTACCCGGCCGATACCCTGTTTCACGAAGCGGCGCGGGCGACCTACGACGCCGCGGTCTGCATGTATCACGATCAGGGGCTGATTCCGCTCAAGACCCTGGATATCGAGCGCGGCGTCAACGTGACCCTGGGATTGCCGTGGATCCGGACGTCGCCCGATCACGGCACGGCGCTCGACATTGCGGGCACCGGACGCGCCAGCCCGTCCAGCCTGATCGCGGCGCTGCAGATGGCTGCGGCCATGGCGCAGCGCCGGGCGCCGGCCGGCGGCTGA
- a CDS encoding peptidylprolyl isomerase: MTGPAIGLTAWLATGSAASAQSSGSARIAAVANNKAITVLDVQSRLGLVFMSAGIPDNAETRKKLRPQILNQLIVEAIQLHEAARIGVSVSDREIARALAKIEKGNGMPSGQLLKILRRRNVNPVAIVDQVRASIAWTKVIRRIFASRTRISEPEIDEAIARLNANKDKLVYRILEIYIPFDRESGDSALRTTRRLIAQIRRGASFGGLARQFSQSSTAGNGGDMGFVFEGQLPPELDAAIKRVKPGQVIGPVRTASGYYLLALVSKRPYGAGQPPTRKEVADSLFDRKVGVRARQYLRDLRRAATIDIRI; this comes from the coding sequence ATGACAGGACCGGCGATCGGCCTGACGGCCTGGCTTGCGACCGGAAGCGCTGCATCGGCGCAGTCTTCCGGCAGCGCCCGCATCGCAGCCGTGGCCAACAACAAGGCGATCACCGTGCTCGATGTCCAGTCGCGCCTTGGCCTCGTCTTCATGTCGGCCGGCATTCCGGACAATGCGGAAACGCGAAAGAAGCTGCGGCCGCAGATTCTCAACCAGCTGATTGTCGAGGCTATCCAGCTCCATGAAGCCGCGCGAATCGGCGTCTCGGTCAGCGACAGGGAAATCGCCCGCGCGCTGGCAAAGATCGAGAAAGGCAACGGGATGCCGAGCGGTCAGCTGCTCAAGATATTGCGCCGCCGCAACGTCAATCCGGTCGCGATCGTCGATCAGGTCAGGGCGTCGATCGCCTGGACCAAGGTCATCCGGCGGATTTTCGCATCCCGCACCCGGATTTCCGAGCCGGAGATCGACGAAGCGATCGCCCGGCTCAACGCCAACAAGGACAAGCTGGTATACCGCATTCTCGAAATCTACATTCCGTTCGACCGGGAAAGCGGCGACAGCGCGCTGCGCACCACGCGGCGGCTGATCGCGCAAATCCGGCGCGGCGCCAGCTTCGGCGGACTGGCGCGGCAGTTTTCCCAGTCGAGCACGGCGGGTAACGGCGGCGATATGGGGTTCGTCTTCGAGGGCCAGTTGCCGCCCGAGCTGGATGCCGCCATCAAGCGGGTGAAACCCGGCCAGGTGATCGGGCCGGTGCGGACCGCCTCCGGATATTACCTTCTCGCCCTTGTTTCGAAACGCCCCTACGGCGCCGGCCAGCCGCCGACCCGCAAGGAGGTCGCCGATAGCCTGTTCGATCGCAAGGTCGGCGTCCGCGCCCGCCAGTATCTGCGCGACCTGCGCCGCGCCGCCACCATAGACATCAGGATTTGA
- the lptD gene encoding LPS assembly protein LptD, with protein sequence MRHARILVNRVGPVILLAFALLPGGSPGTLAQEPTIGKQPVVITADNLRHDEQGGRTVATGNVQVTQGDRTVRADRVVYDRRAGRVTALGNVSIAEPGGETVFGDRVVLSEDLRDGVIERFRMLFPDGTRLAANGATRTGGRKTEMTKVVFSPCKLCEEDPTKAPLWRLKARRVIHDWKTRDIEYRDAWLEIYGLPVLYSPYFSHPDPTVERRSGFLAPTFGTGKQRGAWIMTPYYWRIGRDRDATVTPLISTQENPVLFMEYRERLEKGAIFLSGSYTSASRPNPDVRPVFRDRSRGHFFGKIRYDIDKYWRIGVDGNWSADDTYLRRYDVANADSLESSAWLEGFHGRNYTAFRLHHFQGLRIDDSYRTSPLVAPYIEHERFGATVPRLGRWHFGFSTANLTRWEGADSYRTTINLGWRLPHIHKPTGLSFVGKFDLFADGYYVAEVDRPSAARFNGFAGRFHPVAEVEVRYPLVRELSNVRLVVEPRAALIGTTSNLNTSKIPNEDSVDFELDDANLFSANRYPGRDRVDDGSRFVYGVNAAFLGNRGGQSELFLGQSLRLSGSGDFARGSGLRNTMSDLVGRLRLNPGQYLDLVYRFRLDPANFRAQRNEVTTFAGVPALNISASYLLFESDEPGTDIPSREEMAFAVRSGVTKQWTIFGGSRWNLGDDAGNLNWQVGSQFNNECCTLRLSLGQSFTRDRDIRPSTNFLFRLGLKHLGQIGG encoded by the coding sequence TTGCGACATGCCAGAATCCTCGTAAATCGGGTCGGGCCGGTTATCCTCCTGGCCTTCGCGCTGTTGCCGGGCGGTTCGCCCGGGACCCTCGCCCAGGAGCCGACGATCGGCAAACAGCCCGTCGTAATCACCGCCGACAATCTGCGCCACGACGAGCAGGGCGGCCGAACGGTCGCCACCGGCAATGTCCAGGTGACCCAGGGCGACCGGACCGTCCGCGCCGACAGGGTCGTCTACGACCGTCGGGCCGGCCGGGTGACGGCGCTGGGCAACGTGTCGATCGCCGAGCCGGGCGGCGAAACGGTGTTCGGCGACCGGGTCGTGCTGTCCGAGGACCTGCGCGACGGGGTGATCGAGCGTTTCCGCATGCTGTTTCCCGACGGTACCCGCCTCGCCGCCAACGGCGCAACGCGCACCGGCGGCCGAAAGACCGAAATGACCAAGGTCGTCTTTTCGCCATGCAAACTCTGTGAAGAGGATCCGACGAAAGCGCCCCTGTGGCGGCTGAAGGCCCGCCGGGTGATCCACGACTGGAAAACCCGCGATATCGAATATCGCGACGCCTGGCTGGAGATCTACGGGCTGCCGGTGCTCTACTCGCCCTATTTTTCCCATCCCGATCCGACGGTCGAGCGGCGCAGCGGGTTCCTGGCGCCGACCTTCGGGACTGGAAAGCAGCGCGGCGCCTGGATCATGACGCCCTACTATTGGCGGATCGGGCGCGACCGCGATGCCACCGTGACGCCACTCATTTCGACCCAGGAAAACCCGGTGCTCTTCATGGAATACCGGGAAAGACTTGAAAAAGGCGCGATCTTCCTCAGCGGCAGCTACACCTCAGCCAGTCGTCCCAACCCCGATGTCAGGCCCGTTTTCCGGGACCGGTCGCGCGGACACTTCTTCGGCAAAATCCGTTACGACATCGACAAATACTGGCGCATCGGCGTCGACGGGAACTGGTCGGCCGACGACACCTACCTGCGCCGGTACGACGTCGCCAATGCCGACAGCCTCGAGAGTTCTGCCTGGCTCGAGGGCTTTCACGGCCGCAACTACACGGCGTTCAGGCTGCATCATTTCCAGGGCTTGCGGATCGACGACAGCTATCGCACGTCTCCGCTGGTCGCGCCGTATATCGAGCACGAGCGCTTCGGCGCGACCGTCCCGAGGCTCGGGCGCTGGCATTTCGGCTTTTCGACAGCCAACCTGACCCGGTGGGAAGGCGCAGACAGCTACCGGACCACGATCAATCTGGGCTGGCGGCTGCCCCACATCCACAAGCCGACCGGCTTGAGTTTCGTCGGCAAATTCGACCTGTTTGCCGACGGTTATTATGTGGCGGAAGTCGACCGGCCCTCCGCCGCCAGATTCAACGGCTTCGCCGGTCGTTTCCATCCTGTCGCCGAGGTGGAGGTCCGTTATCCGCTGGTGCGGGAGTTGAGCAACGTCCGGCTCGTCGTCGAGCCGCGCGCCGCCCTGATCGGCACGACATCAAACCTGAACACGTCGAAAATTCCGAACGAGGACAGCGTCGATTTCGAACTGGACGACGCGAACCTGTTCTCGGCAAACCGGTATCCCGGCAGGGATAGGGTCGATGACGGCTCGCGTTTCGTTTATGGCGTCAACGCCGCATTTCTCGGCAACCGGGGCGGCCAGTCCGAACTGTTCCTCGGCCAGAGTCTGCGCCTTTCGGGCAGCGGAGACTTCGCCCGCGGTTCCGGTCTTCGGAACACGATGTCCGACCTGGTCGGCCGCTTGCGACTCAACCCGGGGCAATATCTCGATCTGGTGTACCGGTTCCGCCTGGACCCCGCAAATTTCAGGGCGCAGCGCAACGAGGTGACGACATTCGCCGGAGTTCCCGCGCTCAACATTTCAGCCAGCTACCTGCTGTTCGAGAGCGACGAGCCGGGCACCGATATTCCGTCGCGCGAAGAGATGGCGTTTGCGGTCCGCTCCGGTGTGACGAAGCAATGGACGATTTTCGGCGGCAGCCGCTGGAACCTGGGGGATGATGCCGGAAACCTGAACTGGCAGGTCGGCAGCCAGTTCAACAATGAGTGTTGCACGCTGCGCCTTTCCCTCGGCCAGAGTTTCACGAGAGACCGCGACATCCGGCCGTCGACCAACTTTCTTTTCCGGCTGGGCCTGAAACACTTGGGCCAGATCGGAGGTTGA
- the lptG gene encoding LPS export ABC transporter permease LptG, with protein MTRTGAPVADSPHGAPPLRPVRPTRLSLGVSIYLARQFLGAFLLVFILFVAVILIVDLIELLRRASGKESATFGVVLNMAFYKLPQTVQKTMPFAILFGGMLGFWRLNRTSELIALRASGVSVWHFVLPVVFAAAVLGVVKISLINPMGTILIGRYEQLENRHLKGRSPLMAATHSGVWLRQPVDDGQAVIHAKSSSVERETLTLKDVMVLLYGRNDRFDGRIDAATAVLQDRAWRMENAWVSVRGEPPGRKAVHAIPTTLTLASIQESFSSPSSVSFWDLPRFIGSLEALGFSAQRHRLHWHSLLAEPMLYCAMILIAAVSSLRHNRRTGVLLAVAGGIGAGIVLFFVSDLVIALAHSTGVPPVLAAWAPALATAFLGITALLHLEDG; from the coding sequence ATGACGCGGACCGGCGCTCCCGTTGCAGACAGCCCGCACGGCGCGCCGCCGCTGCGCCCCGTCCGGCCGACCCGGCTTTCGCTCGGCGTTTCGATCTATCTGGCCCGGCAGTTTCTGGGCGCGTTCCTGCTCGTCTTTATTCTCTTTGTCGCCGTCATTCTGATCGTGGACCTGATCGAACTGCTTCGCCGGGCCTCCGGCAAGGAGAGCGCGACCTTCGGCGTCGTCCTCAACATGGCATTCTACAAGCTGCCGCAGACGGTCCAGAAAACGATGCCGTTCGCAATCCTGTTCGGCGGCATGCTCGGTTTCTGGAGACTGAACCGGACCAGCGAACTGATTGCGCTGAGGGCGTCCGGCGTTTCGGTCTGGCATTTCGTGCTGCCGGTCGTCTTCGCCGCTGCGGTGCTGGGCGTCGTAAAGATCAGCCTGATCAACCCGATGGGCACCATCCTGATCGGCCGTTACGAGCAGCTTGAGAACCGGCACCTGAAAGGGCGGTCGCCGCTGATGGCGGCTACCCATTCGGGCGTCTGGCTGCGCCAGCCGGTGGACGACGGGCAGGCCGTCATCCATGCCAAGAGTTCGTCGGTGGAACGGGAAACGCTCACCCTGAAGGACGTGATGGTCTTGCTGTACGGTCGGAACGATCGCTTCGACGGCCGCATCGATGCGGCGACAGCGGTGCTGCAGGACCGGGCATGGCGGATGGAGAATGCTTGGGTTTCCGTGCGCGGAGAGCCGCCGGGGCGCAAGGCCGTTCACGCGATTCCGACGACGCTCACCCTGGCGTCGATTCAGGAGAGTTTTTCTTCGCCCTCTTCGGTTTCCTTCTGGGATCTCCCCCGCTTTATCGGTTCGCTCGAAGCTCTGGGATTCTCCGCCCAGAGGCACCGGCTGCACTGGCATTCGCTGCTCGCGGAGCCGATGCTCTACTGCGCGATGATTCTGATCGCAGCGGTGTCGTCGTTGCGGCACAACCGGCGGACAGGGGTCCTGCTCGCCGTCGCCGGGGGAATCGGCGCCGGAATTGTGCTGTTTTTCGTCTCCGACCTCGTCATCGCCCTGGCGCATTCGACCGGCGTGCCGCCCGTGCTCGCGGCGTGGGCGCCGGCCCTGGCAACGGCATTTCTCGGCATAACCGCATTACTCCATCTGGAAGATGGCTAG
- a CDS encoding LptF/LptG family permease, which translates to MTRVQFYIMRQIAVATLYIAVTLTVVVWLTQSTRFFKLILNRGLSLDVFLELTALLVPSFLLITLPIALFLATVFVLTKMLNDRELVVMRSAGLSDLDLAMPVVALGFAGVTVCYFISLYLLPASFQQFRNLQDDVRNNFSVRLIQEGAFTNFGEKLTIYVRERVGDEVRGILVQDNRDTSRTVTMMAERGTVTFSETGPRVLMGRGNRQERDRATGRIATLYFERYSFDFALGKPQKRVYIKPNERFLGELLRPGDNPGDRRNRSKLIAEGHNRLIAPLYALTLPVLALVIMLAGQFNKRGQAVRIAFVLTAAGLCEGAAIGLSNAAAKQNALIPLAYANAVLPAVGGMVLLVRTDWLSAVAGFIERQVTGGAGEKGPAGA; encoded by the coding sequence ATGACGAGAGTGCAGTTCTACATCATGCGGCAGATTGCGGTTGCAACCCTGTACATCGCCGTCACGCTGACGGTCGTCGTCTGGCTGACCCAATCGACCCGCTTTTTCAAGCTTATCCTGAACCGGGGGCTGTCGCTCGACGTCTTCCTCGAGCTGACCGCGCTGCTGGTGCCGTCGTTCCTGCTCATCACGCTGCCGATCGCGCTGTTCCTGGCAACCGTCTTCGTGTTGACCAAGATGCTGAACGACCGCGAACTGGTGGTCATGCGCTCGGCCGGCTTGAGCGATCTGGACCTGGCGATGCCGGTCGTGGCGCTCGGCTTCGCGGGCGTGACGGTCTGCTATTTCATCAGCCTCTATCTCCTGCCGGCCTCGTTCCAGCAGTTCCGGAATTTGCAGGACGACGTCCGCAACAATTTCTCGGTCAGGCTGATCCAGGAGGGCGCCTTCACCAATTTCGGCGAAAAGCTGACCATCTATGTCCGCGAGCGGGTCGGCGATGAGGTGCGCGGCATCCTGGTCCAGGACAACCGCGACACGTCGCGGACCGTCACCATGATGGCGGAGCGCGGCACCGTGACTTTTTCGGAGACGGGTCCGCGCGTTCTGATGGGCCGGGGTAACCGGCAGGAACGCGACCGCGCGACCGGCAGGATCGCCACCTTGTATTTTGAGCGCTACAGCTTCGATTTCGCGCTCGGCAAGCCGCAGAAACGCGTCTACATCAAACCCAACGAACGCTTCCTCGGCGAACTGCTCCGGCCGGGCGACAACCCCGGCGACCGGCGAAACCGCAGCAAGCTGATCGCCGAAGGGCATAACCGGCTGATTGCTCCACTCTATGCGCTGACGCTGCCGGTTCTCGCGCTGGTCATCATGCTGGCCGGGCAATTCAACAAACGGGGGCAGGCAGTGCGGATTGCATTCGTGCTCACCGCCGCGGGGCTGTGCGAGGGCGCCGCCATCGGCCTGTCCAATGCCGCCGCCAAGCAGAATGCGCTGATCCCGCTGGCCTATGCGAACGCCGTCCTGCCGGCGGTCGGCGGCATGGTCCTGCTCGTTCGGACGGACTGGCTGTCCGCTGTCGCCGGTTTCATCGAACGGCAGGTGACCGGCGGCGCCGGCGAGAAAGGGCCCGCCGGCGCATGA
- the glmU gene encoding bifunctional UDP-N-acetylglucosamine diphosphorylase/glucosamine-1-phosphate N-acetyltransferase GlmU, giving the protein MPQEPFAFGGDSAAKSRISALILGAGKGVRMNSRLPKVLHPIGNRPMVLYPLNAALAAGAGTCIVVVGPGMADVAEAVAPVPTAVQAEPCGTADAVKPARGSIGRDADTVLILFGDTPLILPQTLEAMIARRRAGGHAVVVLGFRPEEPGGYGRLVQDGDGMLEAIVEARDATVEQREIGLCNSGVMAVDGAILFDLVDAVHNDNAKGEYYLTDIVGIARRHGRTSSVIEAGADELLGINSREELAAAERIFQQRMRRAAMAGGATLTDPDSVWFSYDTVLGRDVTIGPQVVFGPGVVVGDDVEIRGFCHIEGATLDRGATVGPFARLRPGAEVREGARVGNFVEVKNAVLKPGARANHLAYIGDAEIGAGANIGAGTITCNYDGFRKARTVIGDGAFIGSNSALVAPVTIGERAIVGAGSTIDRDVEADALALTRAELTVVPRAAEKIRRRKAAGARESRGGKK; this is encoded by the coding sequence ATGCCGCAAGAGCCCTTCGCATTTGGCGGAGATTCCGCCGCGAAGTCCCGAATTTCCGCTCTCATCCTGGGCGCGGGCAAGGGCGTTCGCATGAATTCGCGATTGCCGAAGGTTCTGCACCCGATCGGCAACCGTCCGATGGTGCTCTACCCTCTGAATGCGGCGCTGGCGGCCGGCGCCGGGACCTGCATCGTTGTCGTCGGCCCCGGCATGGCGGACGTCGCCGAAGCGGTCGCGCCCGTCCCGACGGCCGTCCAGGCCGAACCGTGCGGAACGGCGGATGCCGTCAAGCCGGCGCGCGGCTCGATCGGCCGGGACGCGGATACCGTCCTCATCCTCTTTGGCGACACGCCGCTGATCCTTCCGCAAACCCTGGAAGCCATGATCGCCCGACGACGCGCGGGCGGACATGCCGTCGTCGTCCTGGGCTTCCGGCCAGAGGAACCCGGCGGCTACGGCCGGCTCGTGCAGGACGGCGACGGGATGCTTGAAGCCATCGTCGAGGCCCGGGACGCCACGGTCGAACAACGCGAAATCGGCCTGTGCAATTCCGGCGTCATGGCGGTCGACGGCGCGATCCTGTTCGACCTTGTCGACGCCGTGCACAACGACAACGCCAAGGGCGAGTATTACCTGACCGATATCGTCGGCATTGCACGGCGACACGGCCGGACAAGCAGCGTTATCGAGGCCGGGGCCGACGAGTTGCTCGGCATCAACAGCCGGGAGGAACTGGCCGCGGCCGAGCGGATATTCCAGCAGCGGATGCGCCGCGCGGCGATGGCGGGCGGCGCCACGCTGACCGATCCGGACTCGGTCTGGTTCAGCTACGATACCGTGCTTGGCCGGGACGTGACGATCGGCCCGCAGGTTGTGTTCGGTCCGGGGGTCGTCGTCGGCGACGATGTCGAGATCAGGGGCTTCTGCCACATCGAGGGGGCGACGCTGGACCGCGGCGCCACGGTCGGCCCGTTTGCCCGGTTGCGGCCGGGCGCCGAGGTGCGGGAAGGGGCGAGGGTCGGAAATTTCGTCGAAGTCAAGAACGCGGTGCTGAAACCGGGCGCCAGGGCGAACCATCTGGCCTATATCGGCGACGCGGAGATCGGCGCCGGAGCGAATATCGGCGCCGGCACGATCACCTGCAACTACGACGGATTCCGGAAAGCCCGAACGGTGATTGGCGACGGCGCGTTTATCGGATCGAACAGCGCCCTGGTGGCCCCGGTCACCATCGGCGAACGCGCCATCGTCGGCGCCGGCAGCACGATCGACCGGGACGTCGAGGCCGACGCACTGGCGCTGACCCGGGCCGAGCTCACGGTCGTGCCCCGCGCCGCCGAGAAAATTCGCCGGCGCAAGGCCGCGGGCGCCCGGGAAAGCCGGGGCGGGAAGAAGTAG
- the glmS gene encoding glutamine--fructose-6-phosphate transaminase (isomerizing), with translation MCGIIGIVGREPCVPLLVDGLKRLEYRGYDSAGVATVENGLIRRRRAEGRIGRLEAKLRDRPIGGTIGIGHTRWATHGIPNEINAHPHITDRVALVHNGIIENYRELKDELRDRGRSFASDTDTEVVAELLTEFMERQMPLRDAVRATLQRLHGAFALAIVFAGEEELMVGARRGSPLAIGYGDGEMFLGSDALALAPLTRRIGYLEEGDWVVMTRKGATVYDAAGEPAERRIVETAASGAQTGKAGFRHYMLKEIYEQPTAIGDTLQSFFNPAGQTVNLPDLPFDIATVPRITVAACGTAFYAGLVAKYWLEQVARIPVEIDLASELRYREAPMPEGGMMLVVSQSGETADTLASLRYARAQGQHIVSVVNVPESSIARESDVVLPTKAGPEIGVASTKAFTTQLTTLACLAISAAVARGAIDHAREAALSRSISEVPSRAAEVLAHDESIRDIARTVAAARDVLYLGRGTAYPIALEGALKLKEISYIHAEGYASGEMKHGPIALIDESVPVIVVAPSDALFDKTASNTQEVIARGGKVIFLSDRPGIERMGEMAMATVELPLVDPFVAPILYAIPVQLLAYHAAVIRRTDVDQPRNLAKSVTVE, from the coding sequence GTGTGCGGCATTATCGGCATCGTCGGCAGGGAGCCGTGCGTTCCGCTGCTGGTCGACGGCCTCAAGCGGCTGGAATATCGCGGCTACGACAGCGCCGGCGTCGCCACTGTCGAGAACGGCCTGATCCGGCGCCGGCGGGCGGAAGGCAGAATCGGGCGGCTCGAAGCCAAGCTCCGGGACCGTCCGATCGGCGGAACGATCGGCATCGGCCATACCCGCTGGGCAACCCACGGCATCCCCAACGAGATCAACGCCCACCCGCACATCACGGACAGGGTCGCGCTCGTCCATAACGGAATCATCGAGAACTATCGGGAGTTGAAGGACGAACTGCGCGACCGCGGGCGCAGCTTCGCGAGCGACACGGATACCGAAGTCGTCGCCGAACTGCTGACCGAATTCATGGAACGGCAAATGCCGCTCCGCGACGCGGTCCGCGCGACCCTGCAGCGGCTTCACGGCGCCTTCGCCCTTGCCATCGTCTTCGCCGGGGAAGAGGAGCTGATGGTCGGCGCCCGCCGCGGCAGCCCGCTTGCGATCGGCTATGGCGACGGCGAGATGTTCCTCGGCTCCGACGCCCTGGCGCTGGCCCCGCTGACCCGGCGCATCGGTTACCTGGAAGAGGGCGACTGGGTCGTCATGACCCGGAAGGGCGCGACCGTCTACGATGCTGCGGGCGAACCGGCCGAACGCCGGATCGTCGAAACCGCAGCCTCCGGCGCACAGACCGGCAAGGCCGGTTTCCGCCACTACATGCTGAAGGAGATCTACGAGCAGCCGACGGCAATCGGCGATACCCTGCAGAGCTTCTTCAACCCGGCCGGGCAGACCGTCAACCTGCCCGACCTGCCGTTCGATATCGCGACGGTGCCGCGGATTACCGTTGCCGCTTGCGGCACGGCCTTCTACGCCGGCCTGGTCGCGAAGTACTGGCTTGAACAGGTGGCGCGCATTCCGGTCGAGATCGACCTGGCTTCGGAACTGCGCTACCGCGAGGCGCCCATGCCCGAGGGCGGCATGATGCTGGTCGTGTCGCAGTCGGGCGAGACGGCCGACACCCTCGCCTCGCTGCGCTATGCCCGGGCGCAGGGCCAGCATATCGTTTCGGTTGTCAACGTTCCGGAAAGTTCGATCGCCCGGGAATCCGATGTCGTGCTGCCGACCAAGGCAGGACCGGAAATCGGCGTCGCCTCGACCAAGGCGTTCACGACGCAACTGACGACGCTCGCCTGCCTGGCGATCTCGGCGGCCGTCGCCCGCGGGGCGATCGACCATGCCCGCGAGGCGGCGCTGTCGCGCAGCATTTCCGAGGTGCCGTCCCGCGCCGCCGAAGTCCTGGCCCACGACGAGTCGATCAGGGACATCGCCCGCACCGTCGCAGCGGCGCGCGACGTGCTGTATCTCGGCCGGGGCACCGCCTATCCGATTGCCCTGGAAGGCGCGCTGAAGCTCAAGGAAATCAGCTATATCCACGCCGAAGGCTATGCGTCGGGCGAGATGAAGCACGGGCCGATCGCGCTGATCGACGAGAGCGTGCCGGTGATCGTCGTCGCGCCCTCGGACGCGCTGTTCGACAAGACCGCCTCCAACACCCAGGAGGTGATCGCCCGGGGCGGCAAGGTGATCTTTCTCAGCGACCGTCCGGGTATCGAGCGGATGGGCGAAATGGCGATGGCGACCGTCGAACTGCCGCTTGTCGACCCCTTCGTCGCCCCGATCCTCTACGCAATCCCGGTCCAGCTTCTCGCCTACCACGCCGCCGTTATCCGGCGCACCGACGTCGACCAGCCGCGCAATCTGGCGAAGAGCGTGACAGTGGAATAG
- a CDS encoding protein-tyrosine-phosphatase, translating into MLPFKVSVCGLDEIERFAGAGVSHVISLLDPGWPEPDGWAALGPVEHHRFDMHDIVSDRPGWRPPHAEDVERLLQVGDLLARSEVGHLLVHCHFGRSRSTAAALILKTQHHPGRETEAAEALLAVRNPLWPNSRMVAYADKLLDRDGALTAAAHSLYARVAREHPQFADFIRRTERASEVPDG; encoded by the coding sequence ATGCTGCCTTTCAAAGTGTCCGTCTGTGGCCTCGACGAGATCGAGCGGTTCGCCGGCGCCGGGGTGAGCCATGTGATTTCCCTGCTCGATCCGGGGTGGCCGGAGCCGGACGGATGGGCCGCGCTCGGCCCGGTGGAACATCACCGTTTCGACATGCACGACATCGTTTCTGACAGGCCGGGATGGCGGCCGCCGCACGCCGAAGACGTCGAGCGGCTTCTCCAGGTCGGCGACCTGCTGGCGCGCTCGGAGGTCGGCCATCTGCTGGTGCATTGCCATTTCGGCCGGTCGCGGTCGACCGCGGCGGCCCTCATTCTGAAGACCCAGCACCATCCCGGCCGCGAAACCGAGGCGGCGGAAGCCCTGCTGGCGGTGCGCAACCCGCTGTGGCCGAACAGCCGGATGGTCGCCTACGCCGATAAACTGCTGGACAGAGACGGCGCCCTGACCGCGGCGGCGCACAGCCTCTACGCGCGCGTCGCCCGCGAACACCCCCAGTTCGCCGACTTCATCCGGCGCACCGAGCGCGCGAGCGAGGTGCCCGACGGGTGA